The Nostoc sp. 'Lobaria pulmonaria (5183) cyanobiont' genome window below encodes:
- a CDS encoding substrate-binding domain-containing protein, which yields MPIIDSNALAKFYRCTQNAPLGCQKPIETTEKIPGAKFCMECGFPTTLPVQTELRGSLGTYRISEMLRSQGMGRLYRGTQTNNGQSVVVKEYLLPKQYFNAVEAQQRRIALGQVAKGNLTTPKGREFRLVSPSETIADPSSDRVYLIFSGEIATLPTLKQTLRETGAFSASRVRQVLNQMLQSLHFLHSQPSSFVSEAIGSGTAHGNLGLESLVISDSGYVYICDLASWEQLFVPAPRQVLLPEQDLIDLGAIAFALWTDQVIHSGSDAPLNPREAQHWPQDDPPLRDFLLRLLGLDTPFNSAAEARQALIKLPQPKKAAGFQENLSPESPAKPNRKYWLLSLLALPLLGGLLWLLLPRFMSNSYAETNSFKHLLPSFADINGMQPGQYPYTGEGLGTWTIVLDKKPVSDRKIRALLTQPKLDMAAIFNYRTYAPQRSPLNEVLEANAKANFAIASLSTQLPEGLIPETIAYDGLLVYVPAYKSQNLPSALRGKISLAQLQQIFTGQLTNWKQLGSDFPDLPIKPYRPMEPEALRLFQQKVLGNDPSLIAQFSKIEQRSTFNTLRSIAVGEKQAQKTEAGSISFGLLTQTWDQCKIYPLAIAQENLDPVQPLLRETTNGTMQPISPSDNLCLEKKPLLNISAFHTATYPLSAPLIIAYPRDNNLPGNVSGPLFANFLKTQDGQYLLQQAGLVPLQTPPKNYTLSSAILNR from the coding sequence ATGCCTATTATTGATTCTAATGCGCTAGCTAAATTCTACCGATGTACCCAAAATGCACCTCTGGGCTGTCAAAAGCCGATAGAAACTACTGAGAAGATACCAGGTGCCAAGTTTTGTATGGAATGCGGATTCCCCACTACATTGCCAGTTCAGACTGAACTTCGGGGCAGCTTAGGCACTTATCGTATTTCAGAAATGCTTAGGTCTCAGGGAATGGGACGGCTTTACAGAGGAACTCAGACCAACAATGGTCAATCTGTTGTGGTGAAGGAGTATTTACTGCCTAAGCAATATTTTAATGCTGTGGAAGCACAACAGCGCAGAATCGCCTTGGGTCAAGTGGCTAAGGGCAATTTGACCACCCCGAAGGGTCGGGAGTTTCGGTTGGTAAGTCCATCAGAAACCATTGCCGATCCATCCAGCGATCGCGTCTATCTGATTTTTTCAGGCGAAATCGCGACACTTCCTACCCTGAAGCAGACTTTGAGAGAGACAGGAGCCTTTTCGGCATCGCGAGTGCGACAAGTCCTAAATCAAATGTTGCAGTCGCTACATTTCCTCCATAGTCAGCCATCGAGTTTTGTCTCTGAAGCAATAGGTTCAGGAACTGCCCACGGCAACTTGGGGCTTGAGAGCCTGGTCATAAGTGATAGCGGCTACGTCTATATCTGCGATCTGGCATCCTGGGAACAGCTTTTTGTCCCTGCCCCGCGCCAGGTGCTGTTACCGGAACAAGACTTAATCGATCTTGGAGCGATCGCGTTTGCTCTCTGGACAGATCAAGTGATTCACTCTGGTTCTGACGCACCTCTAAATCCGCGCGAGGCTCAACATTGGCCCCAAGATGATCCGCCCCTGAGAGATTTTCTGCTTCGTTTGCTAGGGTTAGACACCCCATTCAACTCCGCAGCAGAGGCGCGTCAGGCTTTGATTAAACTGCCTCAACCTAAAAAGGCTGCTGGTTTTCAGGAAAATCTTAGCCCAGAATCTCCAGCAAAACCGAATCGAAAGTATTGGCTTTTGAGTTTACTCGCTTTGCCTCTATTGGGAGGGCTATTGTGGTTGCTATTGCCCCGATTTATGTCAAATTCTTATGCAGAGACGAATAGCTTTAAGCATCTTTTGCCATCATTTGCAGATATTAATGGTATGCAGCCAGGACAGTATCCCTATACAGGAGAAGGGCTGGGAACTTGGACAATAGTCTTGGACAAGAAGCCAGTGAGCGATCGCAAAATTAGAGCATTGCTGACTCAGCCCAAGTTGGATATGGCAGCTATTTTTAACTACCGAACTTATGCCCCTCAACGGTCTCCCCTGAATGAAGTTCTCGAAGCCAACGCCAAGGCAAATTTTGCGATCGCCAGTTTATCAACTCAACTACCCGAAGGGTTAATTCCGGAAACGATCGCCTACGATGGTCTTTTAGTCTATGTACCTGCCTATAAAAGTCAAAATCTACCAAGTGCATTGCGAGGCAAGATCAGTCTTGCCCAATTGCAGCAAATTTTTACAGGGCAACTTACCAACTGGAAGCAACTAGGTTCAGATTTTCCTGACCTGCCGATCAAACCCTATCGACCAATGGAACCTGAAGCATTACGCCTGTTCCAACAAAAAGTTTTAGGCAACGATCCGAGTCTGATTGCCCAATTTAGCAAGATTGAGCAACGTTCAACTTTTAATACCTTGCGCTCGATTGCAGTTGGAGAAAAGCAGGCGCAAAAAACTGAAGCTGGCTCAATTAGTTTCGGACTATTGACCCAAACCTGGGATCAATGCAAGATTTATCCCCTAGCTATTGCCCAAGAAAATCTAGACCCAGTACAGCCTCTGTTGAGAGAAACCACCAACGGCACAATGCAACCTATTTCTCCATCAGACAATCTCTGTCTAGAGAAAAAGCCCTTACTTAATATATCAGCTTTTCATACAGCAACCTATCCACTCAGCGCACCGTTAATTATTGCCTATCCTAGAGATAATAATTTGCCTGGGAATGTATCAGGACCACTCTTCGCTAATTTTCTCAAAACTCAAGATGGCCAGTATCTCCTTCAGCAAGCCGGTCTTGTGCCGCTACAAACTCCACCTAAAAACTACACATTATCGTCAGCTATTCTGAATCGTTAG
- a CDS encoding response regulator has translation MLTQVEQTKTLSMLLVDDDHQFRAGIRTFLSFSQIQDRAIKVIGEANCPAQALSLAKQHTPDLILIDMELIEGDGLSLLQQLRDSNASSKTLVLSGHQEDYWIYQAMQSGADGYVFKGQVSQQLLDAIATIMQNQIYLPPEVATSFFRKFQKNQASLPSVIGQPCNLSERESDVLYWLVQGASNDEIGKQLYISVATVKTHLTNIFLKLQVTSRTQAIVAAIKMNLVQS, from the coding sequence ATGTTAACCCAAGTAGAACAAACCAAAACCCTATCGATGCTTTTAGTCGATGATGATCATCAATTTCGGGCTGGAATCAGAACTTTCCTAAGCTTTTCCCAGATTCAGGATCGAGCCATTAAGGTGATTGGGGAAGCGAATTGTCCGGCTCAGGCTTTATCCCTTGCCAAGCAGCATACTCCCGACCTAATTCTGATTGATATGGAATTAATTGAGGGAGATGGTCTCTCCTTATTACAGCAGCTCCGAGACAGCAATGCATCGAGTAAAACCCTTGTTCTATCGGGTCATCAAGAAGACTACTGGATCTATCAGGCTATGCAGTCAGGGGCGGATGGCTACGTATTTAAGGGTCAGGTTTCACAGCAGTTGCTAGATGCGATCGCCACTATTATGCAGAACCAAATCTATTTACCACCTGAAGTTGCCACTAGCTTCTTTAGAAAATTCCAAAAAAACCAAGCCTCATTACCTTCAGTGATCGGTCAGCCCTGCAATCTCTCTGAGAGAGAAAGCGATGTTCTATATTGGCTCGTTCAAGGAGCCTCAAACGATGAAATTGGGAAGCAACTCTACATTTCAGTGGCTACTGTTAAGACGCATCTCACTAATATTTTTCTGAAGCTACAGGTAACAAGTCGGACACAAGCTATTGTGGCAGCGATCAAGATGAATCTGGTTCAGTCGTAA
- a CDS encoding sensor histidine kinase: protein MDSLTDNPGIALKLLKNLSPQSEKGTSQYYTQKLKHFLQLQIDQLVAQSQIQWTRVVYQDPQMSDRQQVLEASQMPFSFGKETLAYLQTEDWLANVSSALALKPIDSETIEKGFYYCHFGESSQPNQYLLLFAKGPLSHTHRQFIKRTAASIGEYLDEHQQNCQHRQKIQILEHLVQRVGHQLRHPLGLISLYAHNLTRLLPNSKEQEQASVICKTAHGLNQTLTEIVQCASSKKLQIVPQDIRSLVSKTLEEFQGWISEKDIQVCCADRTLILKLDPLQIKQAISNLLSNAIHFSPQGAKIFIDWQEQQGDVLLTLRDEGPGLSSEDLQKLFKPFYTRRLEGTGLGLAIAQKIVLDHGGKLWARNAPKKGAEFSISLPRLIPSIDLSEDNAAC, encoded by the coding sequence ATGGATAGTCTCACAGATAACCCAGGCATAGCTCTCAAACTTTTAAAAAATCTGAGTCCTCAGTCAGAAAAGGGGACTTCCCAGTATTACACTCAGAAACTAAAGCATTTTTTGCAGCTACAGATCGACCAACTAGTAGCTCAATCGCAGATTCAATGGACGAGAGTGGTTTATCAAGATCCGCAGATGTCCGATCGCCAACAAGTTCTTGAAGCCTCTCAAATGCCTTTTTCTTTTGGCAAAGAGACCCTAGCTTACTTACAGACCGAAGATTGGTTAGCTAATGTTTCATCGGCTCTAGCGCTAAAGCCGATTGATTCAGAGACAATAGAAAAAGGCTTCTATTATTGTCATTTTGGTGAATCAAGTCAGCCTAATCAATACTTACTATTATTTGCCAAGGGGCCTTTGTCTCATACTCATCGGCAATTCATCAAGCGAACAGCTGCCAGTATCGGTGAATATTTAGACGAACATCAACAAAACTGCCAACACCGCCAGAAGATTCAAATTTTAGAACATCTTGTTCAACGAGTCGGGCATCAGTTACGTCATCCTTTGGGTTTAATTAGTCTCTATGCTCATAACCTTACTCGTCTTCTGCCTAACAGTAAGGAGCAAGAACAAGCTTCAGTCATTTGCAAGACTGCTCACGGCTTAAATCAAACTCTCACTGAGATTGTGCAGTGTGCAAGTAGCAAAAAGTTACAGATTGTACCGCAAGATATCCGTAGTCTCGTCTCTAAAACGCTGGAAGAATTTCAAGGCTGGATTTCGGAGAAAGATATTCAGGTTTGTTGCGCCGATCGCACACTTATTTTGAAACTCGATCCACTTCAAATCAAACAGGCTATCAGCAATTTATTGAGTAACGCCATTCATTTTAGTCCCCAAGGAGCAAAAATTTTCATTGATTGGCAAGAGCAGCAGGGCGATGTTTTGCTGACCTTGAGAGATGAAGGCCCCGGTCTTTCCTCAGAGGATTTACAGAAGCTATTTAAGCCTTTTTATACTCGCCGTTTAGAGGGAACAGGTTTAGGATTAGCCATTGCCCAAAAAATTGTGCTCGATCACGGAGGGAAACTATGGGCAAGAAATGCACCCAAAAAAGGTGCAGAATTTTCCATAAGCCTACCTCGATTGATTCCATCCATTGACTTATCAGAGGACAACGCCGCATGTTAA